A stretch of DNA from Macrotis lagotis isolate mMagLag1 chromosome X, bilby.v1.9.chrom.fasta, whole genome shotgun sequence:
GAACataatcttcctaattccaagcccaaTGCTCCATcccctttgccacctagctgaacCTGAACTTTAATCTTTTCAGTTTTCCATTAACCAGCTCACCTATAGTCATACAATAttggaggtggaatttgaatccacaTCTCTCTGGAATCCAACACcaccttttcttccctttggatGCCTGCAAGTAGCCATCCTGTGTCCTTTTGCCAAAGTCTATCGATTTTACCTTGGCAACACCTCTCATTTTTGTCCTCTCTTCTGACACTGTCACCCCTCTTTTGCAGGCTCTAGTCACCTATCAGGTGGGTCTGCTTGCCTCGAGCCACCCTCCACTTCAATACATCCTCCATTCAACCACTAAAGTGCTTTTCCTAAATCAAAAGTTCAACCACTTTCAATCCCTTTCCCCCTAAACTTCAGTGGTTCTAAATCATCCCTAGGATCAATCACAAAATCCTGTTTGGAatccaaaaccccccaaaaccgagcccctcctatctttccagtcttacactttactcccttaatatatatatattcttcaaattttatttaatactttactTTTCcttggttacatgtaaaaacagttaactattgtttttaaatttttgagttccaaattctctcccttcctcctgctGCACCCCATgccattgagaaagtaagcaatttgatatgttataaatGTATAACAGATATTATTTCCTCACACAAGACATTTCACTTGAGTTATTTTCCTTGGCTGTCCTCCCTGgctgaaattttctctttcctcagatccatctcttaacttctctgacttcattcaaatcccagctgtaatacatttttgtttttaggtttttgcaaggcaaacggggttaagtggcctgcccaaggccacacagctaggtaattattaagtgtctgaggccggatttgaacccaggtactcctgtctccagggccggtgctctatccactgcgccacctagccaccccctataatacaattttttatataaaagCTTTCTCAAGCTCGtttaattctaatgtcttccttcttttaatttttcctatttattctgaatatagcttgtttgtacatatttgcttgTTATCTCTCCAAtttgtttttgcctctttttgtatctccattacttagcacagtgcctgcacatagtaggaacttaataaatactttttggttTTCTGAGGCAGCCCATTGCATGTTTGCTTTgctctaattttgtttttgtttttaatttgataatattttttccaattacatataaaaataactttctaggtggctaggtggcgcagtggatcgagcaccgggccctggagacaggagtacctgggttcaaatccggcctcagacacttaataattacctagctgtgtggccttgggcaggccacttaaccccgtttgccttgcaaaaaaacttaaaaaaaaatttcggcattcatttttgcaaaatttttcaCTTCTCTCCCCAAAAtttagcaagtaatctgatataatacctatacaatcatgtcaaactcatcttcatattagtcatatgataaaagaagaatcagaacaaaagagaaaaaccacaagaaagaaaaaaattttaaaagtaaaaataatatgctataatctgtattcagactccatagttatttttctggatgtggatagcatcttccatcacaaatcttttagaattgtctttgatcactgtatttctgagaatatctAGGTCTATCACaattaatcatcacacaatattactgttactgtgtacaatgttttcctggttctgctcacttcactcagcatcagttgatgtaagtcttttcagtttttttctgaaattcaggTTGAGGCAAAGGgttttctattcttttgttttattttaatattgagCTGAAATCTCCTTCCCTGTTCTATCTGGTTCTACCCTTTGAGTTGTTTTCCCTCTAGTGGAATGTCAGTTCCTTCAAGGTAGGGACTTTCTCACTTTTGTATCCTTATATCCTGATGCCTAACAGTGTCAGGCAAATAGCAGGCTCTTAATGAATGCTTAGTTGTTTGATAGGGCTCTCAAAAACACAGTAATTCAATTTTCCTTACTTTAGATTCTTTCTCAAGAGTAAATATTCTCAGCCCCTGTAACCTTGAATGTTTGTTTCTTTAAATCTTAGGCAGGAGGTCTGGTTTCCCTCTGAGATAACAGGATCTAGACAGGATGAAGGGGGTGGGAGGAATATGGTGGTGTGACTTGCTATAagcttattttgtaattttatttctgtaaGGGTCATGAAGAGGTGGACCTGATAGAAATGATACAACAAAAAAGGATTggagggcctcagacacttaataattacctagctgtgtggccttgggcaagccacttaacctcattgccttgcaaaacctaaaaaaaaaaggattggagGACAGGAGAATTAAGTATTGACTTTCAACTTCCCATATAAAACTTTGTTTTAATGCATATATTATACAATAAGTATTATAGTCATCAGTGTTTGTAGTCAACTTTTATCTGTTTTTCTGTATCTCTAATACTTAGCTTGGTACAGTGCCTGGGACATAACAGGTTTATTGACCATTGAATGGAAAGGCAAGTCCAATGGGAGACTATATCTTATTTAAGACTTGCATTTCTCTTGGTATCTCATATATAGAGAGTCTACCACACCAAATAATATTTGTGGATTGAATTTTACAGACATATCCCTGATGCCTTTTGGGTTGGGGAAGCCAAGCTCTTCCATTGCTTGAAGAGGTATCGACTGATTGGGGCGAACTTGGAAATTTCTTTAATGGAGGACTTTTTCTGTGATTCTCAGGTAAAACTTGTAGGACAGTTGTAGATCTAGCtataaggaagaattttcttATGATGGTCACTTCAGGGAATTTATAGAGGAGATTCCTTTCATCTTGCTTTAGACTCTCTCTTGTCCCTTCTATCTCTGGAAAAGTATAATACTTATATAGTCTCAGCAGCTAATCAGGATTATTAAGATAAATTTGAAAGTCAGCATTCCCATATCCATCTAGATGTAGAGATATATGATGTATGAAGTTCATTATTCCCAACCGTATCCAAAGAAGTACTCCTACACCTTCTTCAATCACCCTTAATATTTTATGTACACGAAAATGTTTGTGAATGAGTCATATGAGATGGACAGGTTTGAATGATTTACAATCTACATTTGAGAGGATGTCTGCAGTGTTGAGGACAGGGTTTCATTTGACTAAAATGTTCTGCTGGATGTTGTTATATTTCTCACTCTTCTTTGACATCCGAATTGAGTATGCCCTATATAGAAACAGAATAAGTATGACATTGGAATAGAAAACTCCTAGGGGAGGGGCTTTCTCTTCCCCATTCAAATAGGTATCTTTGCAGGAAATTTCTATATAGAAAGATTAAGTGCTTTGATGAGGGATACATAACTTGCATGTGTTAGAGATAGTATTGAATAGTATTGAATCGTTATTTTCATACCCTTACCTTCAAGGAGTATACTCAAAGGAGTATAAATTTTGAGCTCAGGATATCTTGGGACTTTATAGGCCTCAAATCACTCTGGCCCTTACTGATTGGCCAACAACTGGTCCCAGGTCAAGCACCATTTGGAAATTGTTTGGGTCTTGATTGTCTTAAGAATGAATGTaattagcaattgtttctgtttcatCACAATCTCTGAGGGTTTTCCCAACCtaaattgttgttgtttattttttttaattagtgaaAGATACCATTCTctacctcatttctttcttacctagcctttatCATTGAATGGGTCTGGCCAAGGTTctccactgcatccaggaccatgtCCAGTGgccctgatttatatctggccactggacccagatggttcaggaggagaaagtgagattggtgactttgcatagccctccttcacttaaatccaatttatttgtcatagcatcacctacctctctgatgccatggttctttctgagaatgaaggacatatgtaacctgactgtttgctgctgaggggaggggggtagaaaggaaggatgttaggaaatgtttcattttaaaaatgttcatgtgtgtatggatgaaaataaattaaaaaaaaaaagagaatgaaggacaaataccaGCTGTCTATATGCTGTGCCATGTTGCCCAAATAGAAAATAAGACAGTTAAAAATGGGTTTTCCGGTTGTCAAGACATCTGGCTTTTAGATTTGACCCTCCCATGGAGCTTGTGGCCTTGAAAAATTTCCTCTCTGGGAAAATTCAGTTTTCCTATTCTATAAAATTAGGAGGAGAGATTAGATAATACATAGATAATAGATTAGATAatccttgtttattttttcatcttgtcCTCTGGGTTCACATTCATAAATCCTTCATATCTTTGCTTAGGTCTTCAAGAATTGGTGTGgctgaaaaaaatcaatcatctGTTGGTCAAATCTTAGGCCTGTAAATCTAGCTCACTTGCTAAGAGAAGAGCCTATGTTCACCTTCTCTTCTAGTCCCTTTTGAATAATGCATTacttttccctctctctgtcaCTCCCAGGGACCTCatcattggtaaaaaaaaaaaaaaaagggaatcaaGGTTACATTTTAACCTcatcttgaccttctcctttatacatgctcaaagagatctatctgttcttgttcattagtataatgagcagggtggggaaatatataggaatcaatgtatcaattagatttgtgaccccagcctatgaatGGCAAGAAGGGGGTAGGAACAAAGTCTTTccaagtgcataaaagagcttgttaTTGTTGGAATTTCCccgcccctctctcccaccaatAGAGACGTGTgccatttttaggtttttgcaaggcaaatggggttaagtggcttgcccaagtccacacagctaggtcattagtaagtgtctgagacaggatttgaactcaggtactcctgactccaaggctggtgctttatccactgcgccacctagccgccccttgctaagatatcttaataaaaaccattttaataattaaaaaaggtTACATTTTAGGAAGGGATGGTGACAGAAAGGTCTGTCTGCTTTGATTCTTGTTacctgaccacagacacttgCCCTCTTAGGCATCCCTTCCATCTTCCAGGCTTTAGATCTGTGGTCCTTCTAGGTGGACTCTACCTAGGGATGACCCGCTTCCCCTACTCTTGCCATCTCCCCCAAGTCCTCCCTAGGATGAGTTGGCAGTCCCCTTGGAGAGCACCTGCAATGCAAGAGGGACATCGTCATGGGATGGGGTCCTGCCCTCTGACCCTGCGTTACCTGATGAGGTCAGCCGCAGAGTGATGGGCGTTTGTGGGCATTTACTACCCCTTGGGCCGAGCCCTAGGGCCATCTCTAGAGCACACCGAGGATTCTGGTGGGCAGTTGTGCTTGAGGTCCGGCTTGCGACTGTCTAATGCGCTAAGAGGCCTCCAGCCGTTGTGGCCTTCACGTGTAAGTGTCTTCGTCTGCGAGCCGGGCATGGCCTCCCCTCACGGCCAGGCGGGTGCTGCCCGGGGCTCGGCCTGCTGCCCGGCGGGCAGCCACGGCGGCACCGGCACCTCAAGGGTCAAAGGGATCTCTGGCGCATGTGCATTACGTCTCTTCTTCCCGCCTCCCTCGCAAAAGTCAGCTGACCTTGCAACCGGCGTCGGGCTATAAAGGTGCGGAGCGTTGACGTCAGCGTCCTCTTCCGTCGTCGCCGCCGCCATTCTCGGCGCGACTCACCCCAGTCGGATCGCGAGCCGGAGAATCCACCGCCATCCGCCACCATGGTGAGGGCCGCCGCCCGCTTCGGGGGTCGAGGCCGCGCCGGGACCCGTGCGCGACGAGGGGAGACGCTCCCGGGCCGGGAGGACTGGCGAAGAGGGCCGGGGGAGCCCGGGGAAGGGCGATggggcagaggaggaggaggccgccgccgccgccgccgccgccatttCGGGGAGATGCGGCAGCCGGCGGTTCCGGGCGCGCGCCCCCGCCCAGCCTCCGGCGCGAGGCCGCGCCGCGCCCCCGCCCAGCCGCCCCccggccggccccggccccccggccgGCGGCGGGCGCGATCGCAGCCGGGTGATGTGGCAGCGGGAGCCGGGGGAGCCCCCgcggagggtgggggaggggcgcgCCGGCCGCGGGCGGTACTGCAGCGGGGCCGCGCCCGGCCCGGAGCCCAGCCCGGGGGCCGCGTGGGGGCCGCGGGGGCAGGCGGGCCCTGACCGGCGCCCTCGGCTTCCTAGGTGAACTTCACCGTAGACCAGATCCGGGCCATCATGGACAAAAAGGCCAACATCAGAAACATGTCGGTCATCGCTCACGTGGATCACGGCAAGTCCACCCTGACGGATTCCCTGGTTTGCAAAGCTGGAATCATTGCCTCCGCCCGTGCCGGGGAGACCAGGTTCACCGACACGAGGAAGGACGAGCAGGAGCGCTGCATCACTATCAAGTCGACGTAAGTGCGGAGGCCCAGCCTCAGCCCCGCAGTCCTGGTGCTTGGTGTTGGACAGTTTGCAAAGGATGTGATTCCCAAAGCAGGGTGGGGGGGTGTTGTGCCCCCCGCAGCTGGCGGACTAAAGGAGAATAACCCACCTCAAACTAAAGCTCTTTGAAGTCCTCAGTAAGTATGGCATGTCTGAGGCCAAAAAAAGTTTACAAACTTCTTCCACAAAAGAATCGTGCTTATATAATGGAAAGTAAAACAATTAGATGAATAACTGATGCGTCATTCcccaggagaaaagagaaaggcatgtgttcaaatttctttaaaaaaaaaaaaaagaaacttagagCCAGTACTCTCTTGGCCAGTGACCTGGAAATTTAATGTCATCCCACAGCAGAATTTTGAATATGTCAATATGAAGAATCTTCTCCACTTAAAGGGATAAATGTCTGTTTTACTATGGCTAAATTAATTCCTATTGTATTTAAGTTTGTAAAGGTCCCTTGACGCTCTTCATCCATCTGATGGGTCCAAAGTGGATTTCTCATCTACTGTTGCTTTATCTCTTCAGTGCCATCTCCCTCTTCTACGAACTATCAGAAAATGATTTGAACTTCATCAAGCAGAGCAAAGATGGTTCTGGTTTCCTCATCAACCTCATTGACTCACCTGGGCACGTTGACTTCTCATCAGAAGTAACAGCTGCACTCCGTGTTACTGATGGTGCCTTGGTTGTGGTTGACTGCGTATCTGGTAAGCTTGCttgattagagaaagaagagggtgTTTTGTGGTCCAGATTCTCTGGGCACtaagaggaggggaggggtgggggctGGACTGTCAAGTGGGCCACTAcaaactcttcccttttctcaggTGTGTGTGTTCAGACTGAGACTGTACTTCGCCAGGCTATTGCTGAGCGAATCAAGCCTGTCCTGATGATGAACAAGATGGACCGAGCCCTACTTGAGCTGCAGTTGGAGCCAGAGGAACTGTATCAGACATTTCAGCGAATTGTAGAGAATGTGAATGTTATCATCTCCACCTATGGGGAGGGCGAGAGTGGCCCAATGGGAAACATCATGGTAAGTCTGAGGAACTGATTAAATTTATGGACTAGTTGGTAACAGTGTTTAACCTGATAAGTTCTTAGAGTTGACTAATTTTTAGGTGTTCTAGTCCTCTAGGCATAATTAAAACAGCTTTAAAATTGCCTCTCTTTGTCGCTTCATAAGCACTTATCATAGCAGAAAATTCAGTTGCAAAACTAAAATTTATGAAGTCAGTGTTATTTCGATATCATAggaatagatttaatttttttgatggaGGGTTAATATTAAGGTGAACTTGAAATTTTATTGAGGTCCTTTGTGATATGGAAAAACATTCCATCTATGGAAGGTGGGGGGGAGTTTGAGTGAGTGCACTCCTTTAGAGTGAGGCCAAGAAACAGCTTTGAAAGCTGTTAAGTGGAATTAAGGACTAGGATAATAATGATTTTTGCCATGGTACAATTTGCCTTTAATAGCTGGTTTCTGTATAGCCCTTTGTGGAATGGTAATGTGGATAgatttatatattctttaaaccatatttgttgaatttattcatatttattgagGTTACTACTGAGTAAGATAGGTCTTTTTGACTATAACCAAGCTTTTAGAAATGGTATAATTGCAgacttgttttatttaaattggAAATAGTGGTACCTGAAATCATAACTTGAGTTGTTTAAAGAGTCAGATGAGGTGTTAATGTGAAAGTTAAACAAGACTGGTCATCTAAATTGTAACACTTTTGTATAGTGttttaggggtgtgtgtgtgttatatatgtttatatatatatacacacatatacacacacacatatgcttgTTTTTCAGTACCGAGTTCATTAAAAGTTGGGGGTTTGACTATTGGTTGGTAAAATCCAATAACTTTACTACTTTAACCTTTCAGATTGACCCAGTCCTTGGTACTGTTGGCTTTGGCTCTGGGCTTCATGGTTGGGCCTTTACTCTGAAGCAGTTTGCAGAGATGTATGTGGCAAAATTTGCTGCCAAGGGTGAAGGTCAGCTGGGACCAGCTGAACGGGCTAAGAAAGTAGAGGACATGATGAAGAAATTATGGGGTGACCGGTGAGTGGACTTGGAGATGAGATTTGTCATTAATCTTAGTTTtgcaaaatgttatttaaataagtttttaagtTCAGGAAGACAGCTTAGTATTCTCGTAATAAGGTTGaatatgttttgcttttattctcCATCTAGGTATTTTGATCCTGCCAATGGGAAATTTAGCAAATCAGCAACCAGCCCTGATGGAAAGAAGTTGCCTAGAACTTTCTGCCAGCTGATCTTAGATCCAATCTTCAAGGTAAGAAGATAATGAGTACTGCTTTGTTCTCAAGTATTTTTTAACTTGACTGTTATGTTCATGATGATGGAATATTTCTTCACTTTGACCTGATGTCTTATGAAGAAATCTTAACTTCTGAGAAGCATGCAGTTGTTAAAATATCAAGATAAGAAAAGGTGATTTCTTTAGAAGTcagtctttaaatttttttctagggAAAATAAGTTACCCTGaaaaatttaaggggaaaaaaatctctttgtatATCTGGAagtaaacattttcttttaaactttgtaACCTGCATCTTTATCAGGCCTTGTGTAAATTTGTCATCGATACATCTCTTTCCTAGTTTCTGTGCTGGAATCTAAATTTGGAAGCAAGTAGGTTTTCTTGTTTTGATTAAATAAACTGATTTCTCTGCCATAGGTATTTGATGCAATTATGACCTTTAAGAAGGAGGAGACTGCAAAACTGATTGAAAAACTTGACATCAAACTGGACAGTGAGGATAAAGACAAAGAGGGAAAACCACTTCTGAAGGTAAGGCGGAAAAGGTCTGTGACAGCTTAGAATTAAGGATTTAGAATCTTCCCTTCCGGGGGTTGAAATTACAACCTGTGTTTTTTGGTCCTGTTTATATAGGCTGTCATGAGACGCTGGCTTCCTGCTGGAGATGCACTTCTCCAGATGATAACCATCCACCTGCCTTCTCCTGTAACTGCTCAGAAATACCGCTGTGAACTGTTATATGAGGGTCCTCCTGATGATGAGGCTGCTATgggtatgtttttttttcccttttttacctggGCAGAAATCTTGGAGCTTTTAGTTCTCCAAGGTAACACTGCTTGTCTCAGCAAGGACCCAAATCCATCTAGgttgattcttttattttctgcttcCTGATAAGTgactttttcccctcattttgaCTGGATTAACTGAACATTAGTCAGTTGTTACAGATGAGAAGGTTTCAACTTGTATGGTTACTCTAAATGACTTggcttttaagtttaaaaaatgctAAGGTCAACTCCTGAATAGCAGCCAAAATCCTGAATAAATTTTCCCAAATTCATTTCCAAGAAATTAATAATCACAAGTGTTTGACTTTGTGTGATTCCAGTTATGCCTCTCATTACCTTTCTTCTCAGGTATTAAAAGCTGTGACCCCAAAGGTCCCCTGATGATGTACATTTCTAAAATGGTGCCAACCTCGGACAAAGGCAGATTCTATGCTTTTGGCCGTGTATTTTCTGGTCTTGTTTCCACCGGCCTAAAGGTCAGAATCATGGGACCCAATTATACCCCTGGGAAGAAGGAAGATCTCTACCTGAAGCCAATTCAGAGGTCAGAAGTTTATCCTTTCTATACTTttaaggaataagaaaaagaagtgCATGAAATTATTCCAGTATCCTGAGGCAAGAGCCTTTTATGGTATCACACTTGACATGCTGGTCCCAAATTCTTTGTCTTAAAGCAACTAATTCATCACGGCTGACAAAATTTTGAGCTGCCCAATTATTACTTGAAAACTAGGATTGGCGTCAGTTTTGCCACATTTGAGCTGTATTTTATACCAAAAAGGATGTTTTATATAAAAAGTAACTTGTTAAATTCTTTTGACTTGGAATGTAACTCATTAAGATTCAGAACCATCCTTTATAGCCAAGTCAGGAACCAAcaataaaaaaaggataattcCCATCTTGCTTATGAACTTAGATAGCCAGCCACACAAACTGAGAGACCTAAGAGCTATAGGTGTTTCCCTtatccttcccctcttccctggatgagcattttgaaattttcatttgcaTAGTTTGGAAGATATTTTTTAGACCAAGGGTTGgcctgttgttttttgtttttaaatacaataaactTAAAACATAAAAACCATTCCTAACTCACAGGTAAAGCCCCCTACCCTTAGAATAGAAGAAGATTTACTATTGTGAATGACCTTGTATATGTTAGTAGTTCTTGATTTGTCAATTTTTCTTCAGGACAATTCTGATGATGGGCCGATACGTTGAACCCATTGAAGATGTGCCTTGTGGTAACATTGTTGGTCTGGTTGGTGTGGATCAGTTCCTTGTCAAGACAGGTACCATTACTACCTTTGAGCATGCCcacaacatgagggtgatgaagTTTAGTGTTAGTCCTGTGGTGCGTGTAGCTGTTGAAGCCAAGAACCCAGCTGACCTGCCCAAACTAGTGGAAGGACTGAAGCGCCTGGCCAAGTCTGACCCTATGGTCCAGGTAGGTTGCTTTTAAGTgcaaaattttcttaatttacctattgcactaaaaaaaaatttcctaggaAGTTTCACTGGTTATCTTTACTCAGTTGAGATCTCCTGGTGGCTTATCTGAATTACCTAAAGGAGACAAGGTCAAGAAGGATGTTTTCTTAGAATTGTTTTGTCCTATCTTTCTTGTGGTTTCATCTTTCTTACCTTTTACATCTATACCAAAATAGTTCATATTTCTTTGTACATTGGCTCTTTCTCTTTTCAGTGTATCATTGAGGAATCTGGGGAACATATTATTGCTGGTGCTGGGGAGTTGCATCTGGAGATCTGCCTGAAAGATCTTGAGGAAGATCATGCTTGCATTCCCATCAAGGTAAACCTCATCACTTTAAGTCTTAAGAAAGTAGGGAAGGAAACAAGGGATTGTGAACATAGAACTTATTTTTAGACTAGGTAGCCCTATTGAGAGTAATGAGAACTGATTATCCTCAGAACCTAACCCTGATTGAAAaggaataatttaattcaatattaaAGACTTGTCACAGATCTCTAGtcatttaaaattccttttatgaatcTGGAACTATTTTGTGTATCCTTAgaccctttttttcttaaatgttagGTGTACTTGCTTGTTTTAACTgatgtgtatttttttctttgcagaaaTCGGACCCTGTTGTCTCCTACCGAGAGACAGTCAGTGAGGAGTCAAATGTTCTCTGCCTTTCCAAATCTCCCAATAAGCACAACAGGCTGTACATGAAGGCTCGGCCCTTCCCTGATGGCCTGGCTGAAGACATTGACAAGGGTGAAGTTTCTGCCCGTCAGGAACTCAAGCAGAGAGCTCGCTACCTGGCTGAGAAGTATGAGTGGGATGTGACTGAGGCCCGTAAGATCTGGTGCTTTGGTCCTGATGGAACTGGGCCCAATGTTCTCACGGATATCACCAAGGGAGTACAGTACCTTAATGAGATCAAGGACAGCGTGGTGGCTGGATTCCAGTGGGCTACCAAGGAGGTAGATTGTGTTTAAAATGTTGGGTTATTATATTCTGGATATTCAGTTTAgatcagaaaaaaatgctttttattgGGGGGTGCAGCTGAGGTTTCAGATAAGACAGATAAATTGGCAAATATCAATTATACTTTGCATGGAAGgttcttagttatttttttttatctccagggAGCCCTGTGTGAAGAAAATATGCGTGCAGTCCGTTTTGATGTACATGATGTGACTCTGCATGCTGATGCCATTCACCGTGGTGGTGGCCAAATCATCCCCACAGCCCGGCGCTGCCTCTATGCCTGTGTGTTGACTGCCCAGCCTCGTCTTATGGAACCCATCTATCTTGTGGAGATTCAGGTATGAAAAATGGCTATGCTACTTATAAGACTTTGAGAAACAAAAGTTCTAGGTTGAGCTGACTTCCATCTTTCCCacagtcatttaataaattttttaaaaatttcatttagtgTCCAGAGCAAGTGGTTGGGGGCATTTATGGTGTCCTGAACAGGAAGCGAGGGCATGTGTTTGAGGAGTCCCAGGTTGCTGGCACCCCTATGTTTGTTGTGAAAGCCTATCTGCCTGTCAATGAATCTTTTGGTAAGTATTAAATTCTGAAAACCTTTCAGTAAAGCTTGTTTGGGATGTCATTTGGGCCTTAATTCTGTCACTAATCTACTGATTTGGCATCTATCACATTTTCCTCTTAAAGTGAAGTATAATCCCCTTCCCTCCCTGATAGCTGTAAGGTTCAGATGAATTTTTGATGATTGTAGCAAGTATCTGGTGCTTTACAAAAATGATCTTGGTTTGGTAGAATTCTAACAACACattttaagaactttttttttgttgttgagggAGATATTCTCAGTATATATTGAGTTAGTCATTTTTATGTTTGAAGCATTAAATTgcatttttagctttttaaacTTTTGCCTTTctcatcctttcccttttcttccaggCTTCACAGCTGATTTGAGGTCCAATACAGGTGGCCAAGCCTTCCCTCAGTGTGTATTTGACCATTGGCAGATCCTGCCTGGAGACCCCTTTGACAACACTAGCCGCCCTTGCCAGGTCGTGGC
This window harbors:
- the EEF2 gene encoding elongation factor 2 — protein: MVNFTVDQIRAIMDKKANIRNMSVIAHVDHGKSTLTDSLVCKAGIIASARAGETRFTDTRKDEQERCITIKSTAISLFYELSENDLNFIKQSKDGSGFLINLIDSPGHVDFSSEVTAALRVTDGALVVVDCVSGVCVQTETVLRQAIAERIKPVLMMNKMDRALLELQLEPEELYQTFQRIVENVNVIISTYGEGESGPMGNIMIDPVLGTVGFGSGLHGWAFTLKQFAEMYVAKFAAKGEGQLGPAERAKKVEDMMKKLWGDRYFDPANGKFSKSATSPDGKKLPRTFCQLILDPIFKVFDAIMTFKKEETAKLIEKLDIKLDSEDKDKEGKPLLKAVMRRWLPAGDALLQMITIHLPSPVTAQKYRCELLYEGPPDDEAAMGIKSCDPKGPLMMYISKMVPTSDKGRFYAFGRVFSGLVSTGLKVRIMGPNYTPGKKEDLYLKPIQRTILMMGRYVEPIEDVPCGNIVGLVGVDQFLVKTGTITTFEHAHNMRVMKFSVSPVVRVAVEAKNPADLPKLVEGLKRLAKSDPMVQCIIEESGEHIIAGAGELHLEICLKDLEEDHACIPIKKSDPVVSYRETVSEESNVLCLSKSPNKHNRLYMKARPFPDGLAEDIDKGEVSARQELKQRARYLAEKYEWDVTEARKIWCFGPDGTGPNVLTDITKGVQYLNEIKDSVVAGFQWATKEGALCEENMRAVRFDVHDVTLHADAIHRGGGQIIPTARRCLYACVLTAQPRLMEPIYLVEIQCPEQVVGGIYGVLNRKRGHVFEESQVAGTPMFVVKAYLPVNESFGFTADLRSNTGGQAFPQCVFDHWQILPGDPFDNTSRPCQVVAETRKRKGLKEGIPALDNFLDKL